A region from the Lysobacter antibioticus genome encodes:
- the minD gene encoding septum site-determining protein MinD, translating to MTEIIVVTSGKGGVGKTTTSASLSCGLARRGHKVAVIDFDVGLRNLDLIMGCERRVVYDFVNVVNGEANLKQALIKDKRFDNLYILAASQTRDKDALTKEGVQKVLEDISAEGFDYIVCDSPAGIEKGAFLAMYFADQAVVVVNPEVSSVRDSDRILGLLSSKTRRAENGERVKEHLLLTRYSPKRVEGGEMLSIGDVEEILGLKTIGVIPESGDVLNASNKGEPVILETESDAAQAYDDAVARLLGDTRPMRFTQVEKKGFFSKIFGG from the coding sequence TTGACCGAAATCATCGTAGTCACTTCGGGCAAGGGCGGTGTCGGCAAGACCACCACCAGCGCCAGCCTTTCCTGCGGGCTCGCCCGTCGCGGCCACAAGGTCGCCGTGATCGACTTCGACGTCGGCCTGCGCAACCTCGACCTGATCATGGGCTGCGAACGCCGCGTCGTTTACGACTTCGTCAACGTCGTCAACGGCGAAGCCAACCTCAAGCAGGCGCTGATCAAGGACAAGCGTTTCGACAACCTCTACATCCTGGCCGCGTCGCAGACCCGCGACAAAGACGCGCTGACCAAGGAAGGCGTGCAGAAAGTCCTCGAGGACATCTCCGCCGAAGGCTTCGACTACATCGTCTGCGACTCCCCGGCCGGCATCGAGAAGGGCGCGTTCCTGGCGATGTACTTCGCCGACCAGGCGGTCGTCGTGGTCAATCCGGAAGTCTCCTCGGTGCGCGACTCCGACCGCATCCTGGGCCTGCTGTCGTCCAAGACCCGCCGCGCCGAGAACGGCGAGCGCGTCAAGGAGCACCTGTTACTGACCCGCTACAGCCCCAAGCGCGTGGAAGGCGGCGAGATGCTCAGCATCGGCGACGTCGAAGAAATCCTCGGCCTGAAGACCATCGGCGTGATCCCGGAATCCGGCGACGTGCTCAATGCCTCCAACAAGGGCGAGCCGGTGATCCTGGAAACCGAATCCGACGCCGCCCAGGCCTACGACGACGCCGTCGCCCGCCTGCTCGGCGACACCCGACCGATGCGCTTCACGCAAGTGGAAAAGAAGGGCTTCTTCAGCAAGATCTTCGGAGGCTGA
- the minE gene encoding cell division topological specificity factor MinE — MGLFDFLLAKKQTASVAKDRLRIIVAHERAGRGGPDYLPMLQRELLEVIRKYVNVDAESVKVDLIGEGDNKVLDISVALPENPAQA, encoded by the coding sequence ATGGGTCTGTTCGACTTCCTGCTGGCCAAGAAGCAGACCGCATCGGTCGCCAAGGACCGTTTGCGGATCATCGTCGCCCACGAGCGTGCCGGACGGGGCGGTCCCGACTATCTGCCGATGCTGCAGCGCGAACTGCTCGAGGTGATCCGCAAATACGTCAACGTCGACGCCGAATCGGTCAAGGTCGACCTGATCGGCGAAGGCGACAACAAGGTCCTGGACATCTCGGTCGCCTTGCCGGAAAACCCGGCGCAGGCCTGA
- a CDS encoding M2 family metallopeptidase: MNHVRAVLALGIAAAVIGLAGCKKDPTPSSSTTAAAAPEGETADQFIARVNDEYKKMYPEMTSAQWLSSTYINDDSQLLSAKANERYLTQLNSWIEQSKKFEGQQMSPASARAIQLLKIGTSMPAPKDPAKLAELTQIATRMEGMYGSGTYCSGTGDTDCRQLGDLEDVLRNSRDYDAQLDAWKGWHTISKPMRKDYTRFVELVNEGARNLGYADTGELWRSGYDMSPVELAAETDRLWGQVKPLYEQLHCYTRSRLEAKYGADKGETTGGMLPAHLLGNMWQQDWGNMWDVLAPYTEQQAGSLDINGALARQYQHNFDLQTAKNPGDRAADEQAQIEVDANLANAKQMTERAQDFYVSLGMPKLPDSYWSKTQFIKPRDRDVVCHASAWDMNMGGDVRTKMCIKPNEEDFTTIYHELGHVYYYLAYNNQPPLFQTGAHDGFHEAIGDTIVLAMTPKYLQSIGLVGSQQQSNESLINAQMRMALAKVSFLPFGLMIDRWRWGVFDGSIKPGEYNKAWWELKAKYQGVAPVEARGEEFFDAGAKYHVPGNTPYTRYFLSHVLQFQFYKSLCDAAGFKGPLYECSFYGNKAAGAKFQAMLSKGASQPWQQTMKELTGGEKMDASAVLEYFAPLQTWLKQQNEGQSCGWQASAAGAPAPAGAKPAAAKPEAKAGKPAQG, encoded by the coding sequence ATGAACCACGTTCGCGCCGTATTGGCGCTCGGCATCGCTGCGGCCGTCATCGGCCTGGCCGGATGCAAGAAAGACCCCACCCCCTCCTCCAGCACCACGGCCGCCGCCGCGCCGGAAGGCGAGACCGCCGACCAGTTCATCGCCCGCGTCAACGACGAATACAAGAAGATGTATCCGGAGATGACCTCGGCACAGTGGTTGTCCTCGACCTATATCAACGACGACAGCCAGCTGCTCTCGGCCAAGGCCAACGAGCGCTACCTGACCCAGCTCAACAGCTGGATCGAACAGTCGAAGAAATTCGAAGGCCAGCAGATGTCGCCCGCCAGCGCGCGCGCGATCCAGTTGCTGAAGATCGGCACCTCGATGCCGGCGCCGAAAGACCCGGCCAAGCTCGCCGAACTGACCCAGATCGCCACGCGCATGGAAGGCATGTACGGCTCGGGCACGTATTGCAGCGGCACCGGCGACACCGATTGCCGCCAGCTCGGCGATCTCGAAGACGTGCTGCGCAACAGCCGCGACTACGACGCCCAGCTCGACGCATGGAAGGGCTGGCACACCATCTCCAAGCCGATGCGCAAGGACTACACGCGCTTCGTCGAACTGGTCAACGAAGGCGCGCGCAACCTCGGCTATGCCGACACCGGCGAGCTGTGGCGCTCCGGCTACGACATGAGCCCGGTCGAGCTCGCCGCCGAAACCGACCGTCTCTGGGGCCAGGTCAAGCCGCTGTACGAACAACTGCACTGCTACACCCGCTCGCGCCTGGAAGCCAAGTACGGCGCCGACAAGGGCGAGACCACCGGCGGCATGCTGCCGGCGCACCTGCTCGGCAATATGTGGCAGCAGGACTGGGGCAACATGTGGGACGTGCTGGCGCCGTACACCGAGCAGCAGGCCGGCAGCCTCGACATCAACGGCGCGCTGGCACGCCAGTACCAGCACAACTTCGACCTGCAGACGGCGAAGAACCCCGGCGACCGCGCCGCCGACGAACAGGCGCAGATCGAAGTCGACGCCAACCTGGCCAACGCCAAGCAGATGACCGAGCGCGCGCAGGACTTCTACGTCTCGCTCGGCATGCCCAAGCTGCCCGACAGCTATTGGAGCAAGACCCAGTTCATCAAGCCGCGCGACCGCGACGTGGTCTGCCACGCCAGCGCCTGGGATATGAACATGGGCGGCGACGTGCGCACGAAGATGTGCATCAAGCCGAACGAAGAAGACTTCACCACGATCTACCACGAGCTCGGCCACGTCTATTACTACCTGGCCTACAACAACCAGCCGCCGTTGTTCCAGACCGGCGCGCACGACGGCTTCCACGAGGCCATCGGCGACACCATCGTGCTGGCGATGACGCCGAAGTACCTGCAGTCGATCGGCCTGGTCGGCAGCCAGCAGCAGAGCAACGAGTCGCTGATCAACGCGCAGATGCGCATGGCCCTGGCCAAGGTCTCGTTCCTGCCGTTCGGCCTGATGATCGACCGCTGGCGCTGGGGCGTGTTCGACGGCTCGATCAAGCCGGGCGAGTACAACAAGGCCTGGTGGGAACTGAAGGCCAAGTACCAGGGCGTGGCCCCGGTCGAGGCGCGCGGCGAAGAGTTCTTCGACGCCGGCGCCAAGTACCACGTGCCGGGCAATACGCCGTACACGCGTTACTTCCTCTCGCACGTGCTGCAGTTCCAGTTCTACAAGTCGCTGTGCGACGCGGCCGGTTTCAAGGGCCCGCTGTACGAGTGCAGCTTCTACGGCAACAAGGCCGCCGGCGCGAAGTTCCAGGCGATGCTGAGCAAGGGCGCCAGCCAGCCTTGGCAGCAGACCATGAAGGAACTGACCGGCGGCGAGAAGATGGATGCCTCGGCAGTGCTCGAATACTTCGCGCCGCTGCAGACCTGGCTCAAGCAGCAGAACGAAGGCCAGAGCTGCGGTTGGCAGGCTTCGGCGGCAGGCGCGCCCGCGCCGGCCGGCGCCAAGCCGGCAGCGGCCAAGCCCGAGGCGAAGGCAGGCAAGCCCGCACAAGGCTGA
- a CDS encoding AAA family ATPase yields the protein MRKVKRLATPPSLRRPELLDWAREITAFYSRPAEERQRQRAPFERYEPLFLGEDVYAALDAQFKSKCAYCESGLQMHESRIDPFRPILAAADPRTREESPDHYGWLAFEWRNLMYACNECVSAKRNLFPVDTPRALPMTAWRQTVASENALLIDPCRDDPARHLAFLPDGGLVGKTDKGAASIEVLNLNRPRLVEARRQWIFDLLSTVHQAIDPEAEPVTIGLIDELDNLRHSGAIRSALDAVAKETARRAGLKPIVGFRPSRDIPRLAGHHEVWDRVAYEYLSGADKTPISESLRSAVGEYYELRPRLDPSHVERVRIFNFKGIDTLELEFAHAQASDSNASGVMLLGENAAGKSTVLQALALALMDERLRKGSRVEGADFLPRQRESWEVLTDRPYVEVLLSSGDTRRIEIDSLGRIETYSDAVPSMVLAYGARRFFRSHERIHKNAVNRSLFDPFAKLEDPSPWLVEASRQHFNAVARAMREVLSLHEDDDIFRGPGGHVMVRAHGRVTPVERMSDGYRSLFAMAVDIMRRMVDAWGNLEYAQGIVLIDEIDVHLHPRWKIEVMSALRRAMPKVQFIVTAHDALCLRGMRDGEVHVLYRDQHDRIRPREDLPNIELLRSDQLLTSDFFGLASTARPQTDAALHRYAYLLGKPALDAGEQRERGALAAQLAGLPLGDTPVEQLVGEATQRYLNDRRRRGGAERAAMREDALEEIVALLSAGAAAGAHE from the coding sequence ATGAGGAAAGTGAAAAGGCTGGCGACGCCGCCGTCGTTGCGCCGGCCGGAATTGCTCGACTGGGCCCGCGAAATCACCGCGTTCTACAGTCGCCCGGCCGAGGAGCGCCAGCGCCAGCGCGCGCCGTTCGAGCGCTACGAGCCGTTGTTCCTGGGCGAGGACGTGTACGCGGCTCTGGACGCGCAGTTCAAGAGCAAATGCGCGTACTGCGAATCCGGCCTGCAGATGCACGAAAGCCGCATCGATCCGTTCCGCCCGATCCTGGCCGCGGCCGATCCACGCACGCGCGAGGAAAGCCCCGACCACTACGGTTGGCTGGCGTTCGAATGGCGCAACCTGATGTATGCCTGCAACGAATGCGTCTCGGCCAAGCGCAATCTGTTCCCGGTCGACACGCCGCGCGCCTTGCCGATGACGGCGTGGCGGCAGACGGTCGCGAGCGAGAACGCATTGCTGATCGATCCCTGCCGCGACGACCCCGCGCGGCATCTGGCATTCCTGCCCGATGGCGGCTTAGTCGGCAAGACCGACAAGGGCGCGGCGAGCATCGAGGTGTTGAACCTCAACCGTCCGCGCCTGGTGGAGGCGCGACGCCAATGGATCTTCGACCTGCTGAGCACTGTCCATCAGGCGATCGATCCGGAGGCCGAACCGGTCACGATCGGATTGATCGACGAGTTGGACAACCTCCGGCACAGCGGCGCGATCCGTTCCGCGCTCGACGCGGTGGCCAAGGAAACCGCGCGCCGGGCCGGGCTCAAGCCCATCGTCGGCTTCCGCCCCTCGCGCGACATTCCGCGCCTGGCCGGACACCATGAGGTCTGGGACCGGGTCGCCTACGAATATCTGTCGGGCGCGGACAAAACGCCGATCTCCGAATCTCTGCGGAGCGCGGTGGGCGAGTACTACGAACTCAGGCCCAGGCTGGACCCGTCCCACGTCGAACGCGTGCGCATCTTCAACTTCAAGGGCATCGACACCCTGGAGCTGGAGTTCGCCCATGCCCAGGCCTCCGACAGCAATGCCTCCGGGGTGATGCTGCTCGGCGAGAACGCCGCCGGTAAAAGCACGGTGTTGCAGGCGCTGGCGCTGGCCTTGATGGACGAGCGCCTGCGCAAGGGCAGCCGGGTCGAGGGTGCCGATTTCCTGCCGCGCCAGCGCGAATCCTGGGAGGTGCTGACCGACCGGCCCTATGTCGAGGTGCTGCTGTCGTCCGGCGACACCCGCCGCATCGAGATCGATTCGCTCGGCCGCATCGAGACCTACAGCGACGCGGTGCCGTCGATGGTGCTGGCCTATGGCGCGCGGCGCTTCTTCCGCTCGCACGAGCGCATCCACAAGAACGCGGTCAACCGCAGTCTGTTCGACCCCTTCGCCAAACTGGAAGATCCCTCGCCGTGGCTGGTCGAGGCGAGCCGGCAGCATTTCAACGCGGTGGCCCGGGCGATGCGCGAGGTGCTCTCCTTGCACGAGGACGACGACATCTTCCGCGGCCCCGGCGGCCACGTGATGGTGCGGGCCCATGGCCGCGTGACCCCGGTCGAGCGCATGAGCGACGGTTATCGCTCCCTGTTCGCGATGGCCGTGGACATCATGCGGCGCATGGTCGACGCCTGGGGCAACCTGGAATACGCGCAGGGCATCGTCCTGATCGACGAGATCGACGTGCACCTGCACCCGCGCTGGAAGATCGAGGTGATGTCGGCGCTGCGGCGAGCGATGCCGAAGGTGCAATTCATCGTCACCGCCCACGACGCGCTGTGCCTGCGCGGCATGCGCGACGGCGAGGTGCACGTGCTGTACCGCGACCAGCACGACCGCATCCGGCCGCGCGAAGACTTGCCGAACATCGAGCTGTTGCGCAGCGACCAGTTGCTGACCTCGGACTTCTTCGGCCTGGCCAGCACCGCGCGGCCGCAGACCGATGCGGCCCTGCATCGCTATGCCTATCTGCTCGGCAAGCCCGCGCTCGATGCCGGCGAGCAGCGCGAACGCGGCGCGCTGGCGGCGCAACTCGCGGGCCTGCCGCTAGGCGACACGCCCGTCGAGCAACTCGTCGGCGAGGCCACCCAGCGTTATCTCAACGATCGCCGCCGTCGCGGCGGTGCCGAGCGTGCGGCGATGCGCGAGGACGCGCTCGAGGAAATCGTGGCCCTGTTGAGCGCGGGCGCCGCAGCGGGAGCCCACGAATGA
- a CDS encoding amidohydrolase family protein yields the protein MPPSIRLSAALLLALSSSAVAAERVDLLIRHANVVDVVDGKTRTDRTIAVRGDRIVAIVDDPKAKRYQAGQTVEAQGKYAIPALWDMHVHFGGGDKLIEENKNLLPLYLAHGIAAVRDAAGDLSPSVFEWRDAIAAGRLDGPTIYTSGPKLEGYKSIWPGDIEVGNAAEISKALDRLQAWKVDFVKITDNTLSPELFLDALKQAHARGLRTSAHVPFSLTIDTVSAAGLSSIEHIDYAYKAGSPQEAEIGAMVARGEIDSREGWNRIQASFDEDTARAAYRRLAQRGTAVTPTLNGSFVTTYLDRDDHRGDAYLRYIGPGLQATYAWRVERAAKDDAVAIERRHQRYERSAAILPLLQSSGVAILAGTDAGFLNSFNYPGIGLHDELQRFVDNGLTPLQALQAATINGARFLGQERLHGRLAAGKAADIVLLDADPLRDIAATRRIDAFVLRGKVHDRKALDAMLEDVRKKVAAQTAP from the coding sequence ATGCCCCCGTCGATCCGCCTGTCCGCCGCCTTGCTGCTCGCGCTTTCGTCTTCGGCCGTTGCCGCCGAACGCGTCGACCTGTTGATCCGGCATGCCAACGTGGTCGACGTGGTCGACGGCAAGACCCGCACCGACCGGACCATCGCCGTGCGCGGCGATCGCATCGTCGCCATCGTCGACGACCCCAAGGCCAAGCGCTACCAGGCCGGGCAGACCGTCGAAGCCCAGGGCAAATACGCGATCCCGGCGCTGTGGGACATGCACGTCCACTTCGGCGGCGGCGACAAGCTGATCGAAGAGAACAAGAACCTGCTGCCGCTGTACCTCGCCCACGGCATCGCCGCGGTGCGCGACGCCGCCGGCGACCTCAGCCCGAGCGTGTTCGAGTGGCGCGACGCGATCGCCGCCGGCCGCCTCGACGGCCCGACGATCTACACCTCCGGCCCGAAGCTGGAGGGCTACAAATCGATCTGGCCCGGCGACATCGAAGTCGGCAACGCCGCGGAGATTTCCAAGGCGCTCGACCGCTTGCAAGCTTGGAAGGTCGATTTCGTCAAGATCACCGACAACACCTTGTCGCCGGAGCTGTTCCTCGACGCCCTGAAGCAGGCGCATGCGCGCGGCCTGCGTACCTCGGCGCACGTGCCCTTCAGCCTGACCATCGACACGGTCAGCGCGGCCGGGCTCAGTTCGATCGAACACATCGACTACGCCTACAAAGCCGGCTCGCCGCAGGAAGCCGAAATCGGCGCGATGGTCGCGCGCGGCGAGATCGACAGCCGCGAAGGCTGGAACCGGATCCAGGCCAGCTTCGACGAGGACACCGCGCGCGCCGCCTATCGGCGCCTGGCCCAACGCGGCACCGCGGTCACCCCGACCCTCAACGGCAGCTTCGTCACCACCTATCTGGATCGCGACGATCACCGCGGCGATGCCTATCTGCGCTACATCGGCCCCGGCCTGCAGGCGACCTATGCCTGGCGCGTCGAACGCGCGGCCAAGGACGACGCCGTGGCGATCGAGCGCCGACACCAACGCTACGAACGCAGCGCGGCGATCCTGCCCTTGCTGCAGTCCTCCGGGGTCGCGATCCTCGCCGGCACCGATGCGGGCTTCCTGAACTCTTTCAATTACCCCGGCATCGGCCTGCACGACGAGTTGCAGCGCTTCGTCGACAACGGCCTGACCCCGTTGCAGGCGCTGCAGGCGGCGACCATCAACGGTGCCCGCTTCCTGGGCCAGGAGCGCCTGCACGGCCGTCTCGCCGCCGGCAAGGCCGCCGATATCGTCCTGCTCGACGCCGACCCGCTGCGCGACATCGCTGCCACGCGCCGCATCGATGCCTTCGTGTTGCGCGGCAAGGTCCACGATCGCAAGGCGCTGGATGCGATGCTGGAGGACGTGCGCAAGAAGGTGGCGGCGCAGACCGCGCCCTAG
- a CDS encoding AraC family transcriptional regulator, producing the protein MRNSRRFHYPYRSLPGPLLLRYEALAVDTESALHQHPWGQLAFVESGSMAFLIEEQPFFAPPGYAVWIPPKMDHSSHNRREVQCRLINIAERYTPMLPKSPGIVRLHPLFIAGVEDLFDRGIEVPDTAADRRLARVLIDKLLATPMLSRFVPQSEDRLLGPILDALQHHPGDNTTLEQWAQRVHTTERTLSRRCRDELGMSFSQWRQRLRFQQSIPLLEQGRSVQQVAVAMGYASASAFIAMFQQFSGTTPQKFRR; encoded by the coding sequence ATGCGCAACAGCCGCCGCTTCCACTATCCCTACCGCTCGCTGCCGGGCCCCTTGTTGTTGCGCTACGAGGCCTTGGCGGTCGACACCGAGAGCGCCCTGCATCAGCACCCCTGGGGACAATTGGCCTTCGTCGAGTCCGGCAGCATGGCGTTCCTGATCGAGGAGCAGCCGTTCTTCGCGCCGCCCGGCTATGCGGTGTGGATCCCGCCGAAGATGGACCACAGCTCGCACAACCGGCGCGAGGTGCAGTGCCGCCTGATCAACATCGCCGAGCGCTACACGCCGATGCTGCCGAAATCGCCGGGCATCGTGCGTCTGCACCCGTTGTTCATCGCCGGGGTCGAGGACCTGTTCGATCGCGGCATCGAAGTGCCCGACACCGCGGCCGATCGGCGCCTGGCACGGGTCTTGATCGACAAGTTGTTGGCCACGCCGATGCTGTCGCGGTTCGTGCCGCAGAGCGAAGACCGTTTGCTCGGGCCGATCCTGGACGCCCTGCAGCACCACCCTGGCGACAACACCACCCTGGAGCAATGGGCGCAGCGCGTGCACACCACCGAGCGCACCCTGAGCCGGCGCTGCCGCGACGAACTCGGCATGTCGTTCAGCCAATGGCGTCAGCGCCTGCGTTTCCAGCAATCGATCCCGTTGCTGGAGCAGGGCCGCAGCGTGCAACAGGTGGCGGTGGCGATGGGCTATGCCAGCGCCTCGGCCTTCATCGCCATGTTCCAGCAGTTCAGCGGTACCACGCCGCAAAAGTTCCGGCGTTGA
- a CDS encoding DMT family transporter, which yields MHLLLPILATLIWAGNTIVNKLSAGAIEPAAISFYRWLVALLVLTPFMLPRVWKLRAQVRPHWRKLIVLAALGMVMYQSLAYFAAHSVSAMSMGLIVAAIPPMTMVIGMFVLKTRPSPGMLIGALISFAGLSWLLSGGHPARLLQQGLGRGELMMLLAASSYALYGVLVKRWALPIPNGESLYLQILCGSVLLLPGFLLAPSVALTAQNLPLVLYAGLLASTVAPWFWMHGLLRLGADKTSVLMNLTPVFTAVFAVLFLGEPLQTYHWIGGVLTLLGVATAQALRQRPTAPLRAQECAS from the coding sequence ATGCATTTGTTACTGCCGATCCTGGCCACGCTGATCTGGGCCGGCAACACGATCGTCAACAAGCTGTCGGCCGGCGCGATCGAGCCGGCGGCGATCTCGTTCTACCGCTGGCTGGTCGCCCTGCTCGTCCTCACGCCCTTCATGCTGCCGCGGGTGTGGAAGCTGCGCGCCCAGGTGCGTCCGCACTGGCGCAAGTTGATCGTGCTGGCCGCGCTCGGCATGGTCATGTACCAGTCGCTGGCCTACTTCGCCGCGCACAGCGTCAGCGCCATGTCGATGGGCCTGATCGTCGCCGCGATACCGCCGATGACGATGGTGATCGGCATGTTCGTGCTGAAGACGCGGCCTTCGCCGGGCATGCTGATCGGCGCGCTGATTTCCTTCGCCGGCCTGAGCTGGTTGCTCAGCGGCGGGCACCCGGCGCGATTGCTGCAGCAGGGCCTGGGCCGCGGCGAACTGATGATGCTGCTGGCGGCGTCTTCGTATGCGCTGTACGGCGTGCTGGTGAAGCGCTGGGCCTTGCCGATCCCGAACGGCGAATCGCTGTACCTGCAGATCCTGTGCGGAAGCGTGCTGTTGCTGCCGGGCTTCCTGCTGGCGCCGTCGGTGGCGTTGACCGCGCAGAACCTGCCGCTGGTGCTGTACGCCGGTCTGCTGGCCTCGACCGTGGCGCCATGGTTCTGGATGCACGGCCTGCTGCGCCTGGGCGCGGACAAGACTTCGGTGCTGATGAACCTGACCCCGGTGTTCACTGCCGTGTTCGCCGTCCTGTTCCTGGGCGAGCCCTTGCAGACCTATCACTGGATCGGCGGCGTACTCACCCTGCTCGGCGTCGCGACCGCCCAGGCCTTGCGCCAGCGTCCGACGGCGCCGCTGCGCGCGCAGGAATGCGCGAGCTGA
- a CDS encoding peroxiredoxin family protein, whose amino-acid sequence MSSPPDIETSASRPGQRLLWAALIVATALVVALGWQVGRLRTDQQWLVDRVTQPYVGMYVPRVALQSLDGRERELGQPPGDSQVVFFFTTTCPHCRASLPQLKLAAAQLQAASGGGAELIGVAFASTEQTRRYADEHGLDFPLIAHDDRRTSALFRARKVPSLLVIGRDGRVRYQHLGAINSKQTLQELLRAVRPSPRAAVQTAVAASAVPR is encoded by the coding sequence ATGTCGTCGCCACCCGACATCGAAACATCGGCCTCGCGGCCCGGTCAGCGCCTGCTCTGGGCCGCGCTGATCGTCGCCACCGCGCTCGTCGTCGCGCTCGGCTGGCAGGTCGGGCGCCTGCGCACCGATCAGCAATGGCTGGTCGATCGCGTCACCCAACCCTATGTCGGCATGTACGTGCCGCGCGTCGCCCTGCAGTCGCTGGACGGGCGCGAGCGCGAGCTCGGCCAGCCGCCCGGCGACAGCCAGGTGGTGTTTTTCTTCACCACCACCTGCCCGCATTGCCGCGCCTCGCTGCCGCAGTTGAAACTTGCCGCGGCGCAGTTGCAGGCCGCTTCCGGCGGCGGCGCCGAACTGATCGGCGTGGCCTTCGCCTCGACCGAGCAGACCCGCCGTTATGCCGACGAACACGGGCTCGACTTTCCCTTGATCGCCCACGACGACCGCCGCACCTCGGCGCTGTTCCGCGCGCGCAAGGTGCCCTCGTTGCTGGTGATAGGCCGCGACGGGCGGGTCCGCTACCAGCACCTCGGCGCGATCAACAGCAAACAGACCTTGCAGGAACTGCTGCGCGCGGTGCGGCCCTCGCCGCGCGCCGCCGTGCAGACCGCGGTCGCCGCCTCGGCGGTGCCGCGATGA